GAATATCCTGAAAGATTGGCCAACATCCCTTCAATAACAGGGATCCTCGGTGAGTCATTTTGTAATTCTTCCTCGATCACATCTAATGTAACGAGAATACGTTCCTGGTCTGGGTGGTTTTTGAAGGTTTTCTTAATCTGATGAATGATTTCAATAAGATCATTTGGATCTGAAATCATCTCTTTCTGATACAGGTTCACTAATCGATCCATTTTGCCAGCTTCTATGATAGGCGGTTCAGGGGATGTTTCCATACCGCGAACAATATCGTCAGTCCTGTTGTAGATAAAGACAGCTATTTGCTTGGTATCTAATTTTTCAATATCAAAAAGCATAACACCCAAATAGGACTGAAAAATTCCTTGGATAGAAATAATTAAATCCCAGATAAAAGGATTGATGCGATCCCCGTAAATATCGCTAAGGCCTTTTTTATATAAAAGAAATGACTCTGCCCGCATTTTTAAGATGATTATTTCAAGCTCCTGATTAAATGGTACAGTTTGTTCTCTTGTATGCATTAAAATAAAATCTTTATGCTTTTTGATTTCATCTAATTGAACATAAAGCTGTTTAATGAATTTTTCTTTAGGATCTAACCCTTCTTTTTCAATAGCCTTAACTTTTCGGTTAATTCGTTCGTAGTAATATGTAAAGATCGAAATCATTAATTCTTCTTTTGATTTGAAGTAAAGATAAAAAGCCCCTTTTGAAATCCCGGCTTCATCTGCAATTTCTTGGACAGAAGTGGATGAAAACCCTTTTTTTGCGAATAATTTCATGGCTTCTTCGATAATTCGTTTTTCTTTTTCCTTCATGTTCTCTCTCCTAATCTCGAGATTCACACTTTCATTATGTCACACTTTTTTCACAAATCAATTGTCTCTTTTTATAAAGCCTTATATGAGAATTGACATAAAACTGACTGGTTAGTTATAGTATATACTGTTATGACTGGTCAGTCAATTTAGTTAGGAGAGAGGTAATCCGATGAGATCGATCATCAATTTTGTATTAAAGAATAAATTTGCAGTTTGGTTGCTTACATTTATCGTAGTGATAGCCGGTCTTTATTCAGGTATGAATATGAAGCTTGAAACGATTCCAAATATAAATACTCCGTTTGTAACGGTAACAACCATTTATCCGGGTGCATCTCCTGAAGAGGTTGTAGAAAATGTAACAGAGCCAATTGAGCAGCGAATCAGCAGCTTGAGTGGAGTCGATTACGTTACGTCTTCTTCTCTTACAAATGCTTCTAGTATTCAAATTATGTATAACTTCGATAAAGAAATGGATGAAGCAGAAGATGAAATAAAAGAGGCACTTTCTTCGCTTACATTTCCTGAAGGGGTGCAAGAGCCATCTGTTTCACAGTTAAGTTTTAATGCTTTTCCGGTACTGGGCTTAAGTGTAATGAACGATGACTTAGAGCTGCCTGAGCTAACCAATCAGGTTGAAGAATCCATCGTTCCAGCTCTTGAAGGGTTGGAGGGGGTTGCATCGGTACAGGTTTCTGGTCAGCAAATTGAGGAAGTCCAGCTTTTCTTTGATCAGCAAAAGCTTGCAGAGTTAGGGTTAGATGAGGAAACGGTCAGAGGAATCATTACGGGATCTGACATTCGATTCCCGCTTGGCATGTTTGTCCTCGAAGGCAAAGAGAAGTCTGTCGTGCTAGATGGAGATTTTACATCAGTTGAAGAATTAAAAACACTTGAAATCCCTATGATTCCAAGTGCACAAGCTGTCCCGCAAATGGGTCAGCCGCAGTCTGATCGCACAGAGGTAAATGGAACAGGTAATCTCCAGCCAACTCAGCTTCCGACCGTTCAATTAGGGGAAATCGCGAGTATTGAAGTAGTAGGGCAGGCAGAGTCTATTTCAAGAACAAACGGTAAAGAAGCAATTGGTATTAATATTGTAAAAGCCCAAGATGCAAACACGGTGAATGTTGTAAATGCGGTAAAAGCTGAAATAGAAGATTTAGAGAGCGAGTTAGAGGGAACGGAAGTAGTCGTAACGCTGGATCAGGGAAAACCAATTGAAGAATCTGTCAATACCATGTTAAGTAAAGCTATTTTCGGAGCACTTTTTGCTGTTTTGGTCATTTTTCTTTTCTTGAAAAATATCAGAACAACATTGATATCTGTAATCTCAATCCCGTTATCGTTACTTATTGCGATTTTAGTCCTGCAGCAGTTAGACATTACCTTAAATATGATGACATTAGGGGCCATGACGGTTGCGATTGGCCGGGTGGTAGATGATTCGATCGTCGTGATAGAGAATATTTTCCGGCGAATGGCTTCCCAAAATGAAAAGCTTAAAGGCAAAGATCTGATTAGGGAAGCAACGAAAGAGATGTTTATGCCGATTATGTCCTCCACGATAGTAACGATCGCCGTATTTCTGCCATTAGGATTAGTGCAAGGAATGGTAGGAGAGCTGTTCTTGCCGTTTGCCTTAACGATTGTATCTGCCTTACTTGCCTCCTTACTTGTGGCGATTACAATTGTTCCAATGATGGCACATTCGCTCTTTAAAAAAGGAGTGAAAATAAAGGAAAGCAAAGCTGAAAAAGGGCCTGGCAAGTTAGCTGCTGCCTATAAAAAAGGGCTGCAATGGTCACTTAATCATAAATGGATTACATCAGGGATTGCAGTGCTTTTACTAGCAGGAAGCATTGCGCTGATTCCATTTGTCGGAATAAGTTTCCTGCCTGAGCAAGCAGAAAAAATGGTAATCGCGACGTTTGATCCTAAACCGGGTCAAACGATAGAAGAGGTAGAGGAAATTGCAGCTACAGCAGAGGAATATTTTTTAGCAAAAGAGGATGTGGATACGGTTCAGTTTTCACTTGGCGGAGAAAATCCGATGAACCCAGCTGCCTCTAACCAAGCCTTATTCTTTGTCTTGTATGATCCTGATACTGAGAACTTCAGTGACGAATCACAAAAAGTGATTGAGGATTTACACAGTATGACCGATGCTGGTGAATGGGGTTCTATGGACGAAATGATGGGTATGTCTAGCAACCAAATTCACGTAAACGTTTATGGTAACAGCATAGATGAAATTAAACCTGTCATCGAGCAGCTTTATGATGAAATAAACAAGGTTGATCAGCTAGAAAATGTAGAATCAAGTATTTCCGAAACCTTTGAGGAGTACACGCTAGCAGTTAATCAGGAAAAATTAAGTCAATACGGTTTGACAACAGGTCAAGTTGGAATGGTATTGAATCCAATGGCGGAAAGACCGGTTTTGACTACTATTGAAATGGACGGAAAGGAACTAAATGTATATCTTGAGGTAAGTCAGCAAGACTACGAGAACATTGATGATATGCTGGATATACCGCTTCAATCCCCGTTAGGTATTCCAGTAACAGTTAGAGACGTTGTAGAAGTCCGGGAAGGGGAAACATCGAATACGATTACAAGAAT
This genomic stretch from Bacillus oleivorans harbors:
- a CDS encoding efflux RND transporter permease subunit — translated: MRSIINFVLKNKFAVWLLTFIVVIAGLYSGMNMKLETIPNINTPFVTVTTIYPGASPEEVVENVTEPIEQRISSLSGVDYVTSSSLTNASSIQIMYNFDKEMDEAEDEIKEALSSLTFPEGVQEPSVSQLSFNAFPVLGLSVMNDDLELPELTNQVEESIVPALEGLEGVASVQVSGQQIEEVQLFFDQQKLAELGLDEETVRGIITGSDIRFPLGMFVLEGKEKSVVLDGDFTSVEELKTLEIPMIPSAQAVPQMGQPQSDRTEVNGTGNLQPTQLPTVQLGEIASIEVVGQAESISRTNGKEAIGINIVKAQDANTVNVVNAVKAEIEDLESELEGTEVVVTLDQGKPIEESVNTMLSKAIFGALFAVLVIFLFLKNIRTTLISVISIPLSLLIAILVLQQLDITLNMMTLGAMTVAIGRVVDDSIVVIENIFRRMASQNEKLKGKDLIREATKEMFMPIMSSTIVTIAVFLPLGLVQGMVGELFLPFALTIVSALLASLLVAITIVPMMAHSLFKKGVKIKESKAEKGPGKLAAAYKKGLQWSLNHKWITSGIAVLLLAGSIALIPFVGISFLPEQAEKMVIATFDPKPGQTIEEVEEIAATAEEYFLAKEDVDTVQFSLGGENPMNPAASNQALFFVLYDPDTENFSDESQKVIEDLHSMTDAGEWGSMDEMMGMSSNQIHVNVYGNSIDEIKPVIEQLYDEINKVDQLENVESSISETFEEYTLAVNQEKLSQYGLTTGQVGMVLNPMAERPVLTTIEMDGKELNVYLEVSQQDYENIDDMLDIPLQSPLGIPVTVRDVVEVREGETSNTITRMDGRDYAQVSANIATDNVAEVSAKVQTIIDDMELPSGIEISMGGVTEDITESFTQLGIAMLAAIAIVYLVLVITFGGGLAPFAILFSLPFAVIGGVIALLIAGETLSISAMIGALMLIGIVVTNAIVLIDRVIHKENEGLSTREALLEAGTTRLRPILMTALATIGALIPLAIGAEGSGLISKGLGVTVIGGLTSSTLLTLIIVPVVYEALSKLKRKKADLS
- a CDS encoding TetR/AcrR family transcriptional regulator; the encoded protein is MKEKEKRIIEEAMKLFAKKGFSSTSVQEIADEAGISKGAFYLYFKSKEELMISIFTYYYERINRKVKAIEKEGLDPKEKFIKQLYVQLDEIKKHKDFILMHTREQTVPFNQELEIIILKMRAESFLLYKKGLSDIYGDRINPFIWDLIISIQGIFQSYLGVMLFDIEKLDTKQIAVFIYNRTDDIVRGMETSPEPPIIEAGKMDRLVNLYQKEMISDPNDLIEIIHQIKKTFKNHPDQERILVTLDVIEEELQNDSPRIPVIEGMLANLSGYSSLEPLKYQIESFIHKNKESKP